The following coding sequences lie in one Thalassoglobus polymorphus genomic window:
- the nuoK gene encoding NADH-quinone oxidoreductase subunit NuoK, with protein MEDVNLIKFLAVGAVLFVCGVLCMTTKRNAIGILMGVELVLNGANINLVAFSQYGTLGLDGQVMSLFVIVLAAAEAAVALAIVLSFYNNHRTVDVDQATELSG; from the coding sequence GTGGAAGATGTTAACCTGATTAAGTTCCTCGCCGTGGGGGCCGTTTTGTTTGTCTGTGGAGTTCTCTGCATGACAACCAAGCGGAATGCCATTGGGATTTTGATGGGCGTGGAATTGGTTCTCAACGGGGCAAATATTAACCTCGTCGCCTTTTCTCAGTATGGAACACTTGGTCTGGATGGTCAGGTGATGTCGTTGTTTGTGATTGTTCTGGCAGCTGCAGAAGCCGCTGTCGCATTGGCGATTGTGCTGAGCTTTTACAACAATCATCGGACAGTGGATGTTGATCAAGCCACCGAGCTTAGCGGATAG
- the nuoH gene encoding NADH-quinone oxidoreductase subunit NuoH — MHSLFLATTVENWIESGSIWPLNLVFSMLPAGVWAALIHTTLVGLFFGLPAFVFIWAERKVAGRIQDRLGPTRVGGRFGWLQSLADGVKLIQKEDLAPDAADKMLFRLAPYIVVVASFAAFMFLPFSQGLVAVVMDIGLFIALAVLSIEVLGIVLAGYASGSKWSLFGGMREAAQMVSYEVPLGITAVIPVVVAGSLNLGDIVQMQSGGLQNWIIFNSPFTFLTFFVFFTVTLASNKRAPFDLAEAESELVGGFHTEYSGMRWSFFFLAEYASMFFISALAAILFLGGWWTGIPFIDNGLASLAEGSVGGLYLLRVFGMKVLLVKAGLLVFVQIWIRWTLPRLRIDQVMTTCLKYLLPMSCFLFLASVLWPLVIATVTHGEHQRISVMGSFEAIGERVPVQQLVVVEAEEPVESEPAGEESKKPASEEESKGGSVPVEADKEEKTTSVENNLGDTLANLNPNAGGAQ, encoded by the coding sequence ATGCATTCTCTATTCCTGGCAACGACAGTTGAAAACTGGATCGAGAGCGGCAGTATTTGGCCGCTGAATCTTGTATTCAGCATGCTTCCTGCAGGGGTTTGGGCAGCTCTGATCCATACAACTCTTGTTGGCTTATTCTTCGGCTTGCCCGCGTTCGTTTTCATTTGGGCTGAACGAAAAGTTGCGGGACGAATTCAAGACCGTTTGGGACCGACGCGAGTCGGTGGTCGGTTTGGCTGGCTGCAATCTCTTGCAGATGGCGTCAAGCTGATCCAGAAAGAAGATCTTGCTCCTGATGCCGCGGACAAAATGTTGTTCCGCTTGGCTCCATATATTGTTGTCGTTGCTTCGTTTGCAGCCTTTATGTTTTTGCCGTTCAGCCAGGGACTTGTGGCTGTAGTGATGGATATCGGGTTGTTTATCGCCTTGGCGGTGCTTTCGATTGAAGTCTTGGGGATTGTTCTTGCTGGTTATGCTTCCGGTTCGAAATGGTCCTTGTTTGGGGGGATGCGTGAAGCGGCACAGATGGTCAGCTACGAAGTTCCGCTAGGGATTACAGCTGTTATTCCTGTTGTCGTTGCTGGGAGTTTGAATCTCGGTGATATTGTACAAATGCAAAGTGGTGGACTGCAGAACTGGATTATCTTCAACAGTCCGTTCACATTCCTCACCTTCTTTGTGTTCTTTACGGTCACTCTTGCCAGTAATAAGCGTGCACCTTTCGACCTTGCTGAAGCAGAAAGTGAATTGGTGGGTGGTTTTCACACCGAGTATTCCGGTATGCGTTGGTCGTTCTTCTTCCTTGCAGAATATGCCAGCATGTTCTTTATCAGTGCCTTGGCTGCGATTCTCTTCCTTGGCGGATGGTGGACGGGAATTCCGTTTATTGACAACGGTCTTGCCTCTTTGGCTGAAGGCTCAGTCGGGGGACTTTACCTTCTGCGAGTGTTCGGTATGAAAGTGCTGCTTGTGAAGGCTGGGTTGTTGGTCTTCGTGCAGATTTGGATTCGTTGGACTCTCCCCCGTTTACGTATCGATCAGGTGATGACAACCTGTTTAAAGTATCTTCTTCCAATGAGTTGTTTTCTGTTCCTGGCGTCAGTGTTGTGGCCACTGGTGATTGCAACAGTCACTCATGGTGAGCATCAGCGGATTTCAGTGATGGGAAGCTTCGAGGCGATTGGCGAGCGAGTTCCTGTTCAGCAGCTTGTGGTTGTCGAAGCTGAAGAGCCGGTTGAAAGTGAACCTGCTGGCGAGGAAAGCAAAAAGCCTGCTTCTGAGGAAGAATCAAAAGGTGGTTCTGTTCCAGTCGAGGCAGATAAAGAAGAGAAGACCACAAGCGTGGAAAATAATCTTGGAGACACACTCGCCAATCTGAATCCAAACGCTGGAGGGGCTCAATAA
- a CDS encoding complex I subunit 4 family protein: MSDPVTLLSATIFLPALGAIFLMFFDKKAEDAMRSFALVITAITFVLSLLIWRDFDTSIGTIQMAVSIPWVPTWNINYQLGVDGLSLPLVVLTGLITMLSCMAAWSIKTKVRGFLMLFLILETGMMGVFLALDFFLFYVFWEVMLLPMYFLIGVWGGPRREYAAIKFFLYTLAGSVLMLIAMLMFYFNSGNSELTGHQNIFDLLQLAEIAKVGGFSANMQIAAFILLFIGFAIKLPSFPFHTWLPDAHVEAPTPISMILAGILLKMGGYGIIRIAMPLCPYGAHYAAYTLVALGVFSIIYGAFAAMAQTDFKRLVAYSSVSHMGYVLVGMAVWKISETGATMNINHWQMGLSGGMFQMIGHGISSAGMFFMVGVVYDRVHHRDLNKFGGLMQIMPQYSALAIVIFFAGLGLPGLCGFIGEVYVVLSMWNFSPILAIIAASAVILTAGYILWTIQRVYLGPEYKGPHPEALTPITGREKSVAWTLAILAVVLGIFPYQTVLVVMEPSVQHLTESLSVGYAVINETINAAVTQIPK; the protein is encoded by the coding sequence ATGTCCGATCCTGTCACACTACTATCCGCAACGATCTTCCTTCCAGCATTGGGAGCAATCTTCCTCATGTTCTTCGACAAGAAGGCTGAGGATGCAATGCGATCGTTTGCACTGGTGATTACAGCAATCACCTTTGTTTTGAGCTTATTGATCTGGCGAGATTTCGACACATCAATCGGCACAATTCAAATGGCGGTTTCGATACCGTGGGTGCCCACCTGGAATATCAATTATCAACTGGGAGTGGATGGGCTCAGCTTACCGCTGGTTGTCCTGACCGGCTTGATCACCATGCTCTCTTGCATGGCAGCCTGGAGCATCAAGACAAAGGTTCGCGGTTTCCTCATGCTGTTTCTAATTCTGGAAACCGGCATGATGGGAGTCTTCCTCGCTCTCGACTTCTTCCTGTTCTACGTGTTCTGGGAAGTGATGCTACTACCGATGTACTTCCTGATCGGAGTTTGGGGTGGTCCACGTCGTGAATATGCAGCCATCAAGTTCTTCCTGTACACACTTGCAGGCTCAGTGTTAATGCTGATTGCCATGCTGATGTTCTACTTCAACAGTGGAAACTCTGAACTGACTGGCCATCAAAACATTTTTGATCTGCTCCAGCTTGCCGAAATCGCTAAGGTCGGCGGTTTTAGTGCAAACATGCAGATTGCAGCATTCATCTTGCTGTTCATTGGATTTGCGATCAAGCTTCCATCGTTTCCATTCCACACATGGTTGCCAGACGCTCACGTTGAGGCACCAACACCAATCTCAATGATTCTGGCCGGTATCCTCTTGAAGATGGGTGGTTACGGGATCATCCGAATCGCTATGCCGTTGTGCCCGTACGGTGCACATTACGCTGCTTACACCCTCGTCGCTTTGGGCGTTTTTAGTATTATCTACGGTGCCTTCGCGGCGATGGCTCAAACCGACTTTAAACGGCTTGTGGCCTACAGTTCAGTGAGTCACATGGGTTATGTGTTGGTCGGAATGGCGGTCTGGAAGATCTCTGAGACTGGCGCGACAATGAATATCAATCACTGGCAAATGGGCCTCTCCGGAGGAATGTTCCAGATGATCGGTCACGGAATTTCTTCAGCGGGGATGTTCTTCATGGTCGGTGTTGTTTACGACCGTGTCCATCATCGTGATTTGAACAAATTCGGCGGTTTGATGCAGATCATGCCACAGTACAGTGCTTTGGCAATTGTCATCTTCTTCGCAGGTCTGGGGCTGCCCGGACTGTGTGGATTCATCGGCGAAGTTTACGTTGTTCTGAGTATGTGGAACTTCAGTCCGATTCTGGCAATCATTGCAGCCTCAGCTGTCATTCTCACAGCGGGATACATTCTTTGGACGATCCAACGTGTTTATCTTGGACCGGAATACAAGGGACCACACCCAGAGGCGTTGACTCCGATCACTGGTCGCGAAAAGTCAGTTGCCTGGACTTTGGCAATTTTGGCTGTCGTGCTTGGGATTTTCCCTTATCAAACTGTGCTTGTTGTGATGGAGCCATCTGTCCAGCACTTGACTGAGTCCTTGTCAGTTGGATACGCGGTGATCAACGAGACGATCAATGCTGCTGTCACACAGATTCCAAAGTAA
- the nuoL gene encoding NADH-quinone oxidoreductase subunit L — MSPEIYQQVGSQLVWLLTAAWLLPLLGFLVEIFGGYWSSRTSKAPAYIAVGCIGSGFVLSLIAVCVWMNATDFVPWKVAEAHDVHATAEADHDDHDHDHDHDHADHKHGEGEEALEHGHADHHESHANKPFEKAFAGTFYRLGKFGSLNITLDWYIDGLTVLMFAMVTLIATCIHVFAIGYMSDELTERYEDHFVHTKDGGHFHRVGRFYRFFAYLSLFCFSMLGLVLAGNIFQVFIFWELVGLCSYLLIGFYVERHSASTAANKAFIMNRVGDFGFLIGLMIIWTWFGVFQFAETNPETIGETGLFQMVRNAEGEIVSHGEGAEKTVVLQARQGMHLQHEGDESTIPYWLLVVAGLGIFAGCVGKSAQFPLQTWLPDAMEGPTPVSALVHSATMVAAGVYLVGRFYPMFTEEVLLVIAYTGCITLFIGATIAVVATDIKKVLAYSTISQLGYMMLALGLGGWLAGLFHLITHAFFKSLMFLCSGSVIHGCHHEQEMTKMGGLYKKMPITCWAMFIGVVAISGLAIPVLTIPGFGAAALSGYHSKDAIVATALSFSGLNPLHSMLFFIPLITAGITAFYMFRMWFMTFFGTPQDQDVYDHAHESPRLMTAPLFVLAFFAAFCAAGGENGPLAQLILSTEPTHVAGGVEAGGIIALNLPSHHQIHEVHSAAGSFALLAALIGTLLAYLLYSLKVVDTNMMKNQGRAIHEFLTEKWMFDELYDWMWVRPVHVVSSWAVAFDKYVLDAFLHFLSRMVVLIAVWDRKFDEVVVDRIVNVFGETTYSMGRSLRAVQTGRIRQYVTFIALSVVSLFILLFVFLPR, encoded by the coding sequence ATGTCTCCCGAAATTTATCAACAAGTTGGTTCCCAGTTAGTGTGGCTGTTGACAGCTGCCTGGCTGTTGCCGTTGCTTGGGTTTTTAGTCGAGATCTTTGGTGGTTACTGGAGTTCACGGACAAGTAAAGCCCCAGCGTATATCGCAGTTGGATGTATTGGATCAGGGTTCGTCCTGAGTCTGATCGCTGTTTGCGTTTGGATGAACGCAACAGATTTTGTGCCATGGAAAGTCGCTGAAGCTCACGATGTCCATGCCACTGCTGAAGCTGATCATGATGATCACGATCACGATCATGATCATGATCATGCTGACCATAAGCACGGTGAGGGCGAAGAAGCTCTCGAGCATGGTCATGCCGACCATCATGAGTCACACGCAAACAAGCCATTTGAGAAAGCGTTCGCTGGAACGTTTTACCGTCTCGGCAAATTCGGTTCACTCAACATCACGCTTGACTGGTACATCGACGGTCTGACTGTCTTGATGTTTGCGATGGTCACATTGATCGCAACTTGTATCCACGTCTTTGCGATTGGATACATGAGTGATGAGTTGACTGAGCGTTATGAAGACCATTTCGTCCACACAAAAGATGGCGGACATTTCCATCGCGTCGGACGCTTCTATCGATTCTTTGCCTATCTCTCTCTGTTTTGTTTTTCCATGCTCGGGCTCGTTCTGGCAGGGAATATCTTTCAGGTCTTTATTTTCTGGGAACTCGTCGGGCTTTGTAGTTACCTGCTGATCGGGTTCTATGTTGAACGTCACTCAGCAAGTACGGCAGCGAACAAAGCATTCATCATGAACCGAGTTGGGGACTTCGGGTTCCTGATTGGGTTGATGATTATCTGGACATGGTTTGGCGTATTTCAGTTTGCTGAAACAAACCCGGAAACGATTGGTGAGACTGGCCTCTTCCAGATGGTTCGAAATGCCGAAGGGGAAATTGTTTCCCACGGAGAAGGGGCTGAGAAAACAGTCGTTTTGCAAGCCCGTCAGGGAATGCATTTGCAACATGAAGGTGACGAATCAACAATTCCTTACTGGCTGTTGGTGGTTGCTGGCTTAGGCATTTTCGCTGGATGTGTCGGTAAAAGTGCTCAATTCCCACTGCAGACGTGGCTTCCTGATGCGATGGAAGGCCCAACTCCGGTCTCAGCCCTCGTTCACTCGGCAACCATGGTAGCTGCCGGTGTCTATCTGGTCGGTCGTTTCTATCCAATGTTCACCGAAGAGGTGTTGCTGGTCATCGCCTATACCGGGTGTATCACGCTATTCATCGGAGCGACAATCGCCGTTGTCGCAACCGACATCAAGAAAGTTCTCGCATATTCGACAATCAGTCAGCTTGGCTACATGATGCTCGCGCTGGGTCTCGGTGGTTGGCTAGCTGGACTGTTCCATTTGATTACACACGCTTTCTTCAAGTCGTTGATGTTCCTCTGCTCAGGCTCTGTGATTCATGGGTGCCACCACGAACAGGAAATGACGAAGATGGGTGGGCTTTACAAAAAAATGCCGATCACTTGCTGGGCGATGTTCATTGGAGTTGTCGCGATTAGTGGACTGGCAATTCCTGTCCTGACAATCCCCGGCTTCGGAGCAGCAGCTTTATCTGGCTATCACTCGAAGGATGCAATTGTTGCGACAGCGTTGAGCTTTTCTGGATTGAATCCGTTGCACTCAATGTTGTTCTTCATTCCGCTGATCACAGCTGGGATCACTGCTTTTTACATGTTCCGTATGTGGTTCATGACTTTCTTTGGAACACCGCAAGACCAAGATGTATACGATCATGCTCATGAATCACCGCGATTGATGACAGCCCCACTGTTTGTATTGGCTTTCTTTGCAGCGTTTTGTGCTGCCGGTGGTGAAAATGGTCCACTTGCTCAGTTAATCCTGTCTACTGAACCAACCCATGTGGCTGGAGGTGTTGAAGCTGGTGGAATCATTGCATTAAACCTGCCGAGTCATCATCAGATTCACGAGGTCCACAGTGCTGCAGGGAGCTTTGCTCTTCTTGCTGCTTTGATCGGAACACTTTTAGCGTACTTGCTCTACAGCCTGAAGGTTGTCGATACAAATATGATGAAGAACCAGGGTCGTGCGATTCATGAATTCCTGACTGAAAAATGGATGTTCGACGAATTATATGACTGGATGTGGGTAAGACCGGTTCATGTCGTTTCAAGCTGGGCAGTTGCTTTTGATAAGTATGTCCTTGATGCTTTCTTGCACTTCCTTAGCCGGATGGTCGTTTTGATTGCCGTCTGGGATCGCAAGTTTGATGAAGTTGTCGTAGACCGAATTGTGAATGTGTTTGGAGAAACGACTTACTCTATGGGACGGTCTCTGCGTGCAGTGCAAACAGGTCGCATTCGACAATATGTGACCTTTATTGCCCTCAGCGTCGTTTCGCTGTTCATTTTGTTGTTTGTCTTTCTGCCTCGTTAG
- a CDS encoding response regulator yields the protein MHLLIIEDEELDVIALQRAFTKHNVPFNMTVARNGAEALHVLRGTELDQQRIPGPVLILLDVNMPRMNGIEFLKVLRADPELKQLPVFMLTTSDEERDVNAAYNLGISGYLLKQDIGEDCEKLIQLINAYADVVHFPEQ from the coding sequence ATGCACCTGCTGATCATTGAAGACGAAGAACTCGATGTCATTGCTCTACAGCGAGCATTTACGAAACACAATGTTCCGTTCAACATGACAGTCGCACGAAACGGAGCGGAAGCACTGCACGTGCTTCGCGGCACCGAACTGGATCAACAGCGGATCCCCGGCCCGGTTTTAATCTTACTTGATGTCAACATGCCCAGGATGAACGGAATTGAGTTCCTGAAAGTATTGCGAGCGGACCCCGAACTGAAACAGCTTCCTGTTTTCATGCTCACAACTTCGGACGAAGAACGTGATGTGAATGCCGCTTATAACCTTGGGATTTCAGGCTATTTGCTAAAACAGGATATCGGTGAGGACTGCGAGAAACTGATCCAACTCATCAACGCTTACGCAGATGTCGTCCATTTTCCGGAACAGTAG
- a CDS encoding NADH-quinone oxidoreductase subunit J family protein, which produces MAEYMFYLYAAIACGGAIAVVLSQNVVRMAFWLVISLSSVAFLFFLLGADFVGATQLLIYVGGTVVLLIFGVMLTSSGPYKTIQSNPAELVQSGMIGLAFLALISSTVFSVDWSGNTAKLTEIDAQLRESREHQHSHDHGHDHEHGHTHHGEEVRYGYNPETQGNTTRSIGTALLGVRFDKDLRAGNHAHGETTLSTGYLLPFEIISVHLLVVLVGAAYLARAKRRVDAQDA; this is translated from the coding sequence ATGGCAGAGTACATGTTTTATCTGTACGCAGCGATTGCCTGCGGCGGCGCAATTGCCGTTGTACTAAGCCAAAACGTGGTTCGCATGGCGTTCTGGTTGGTGATTTCATTGAGTTCGGTCGCTTTTCTGTTCTTCCTTTTGGGGGCAGACTTTGTCGGTGCAACCCAACTGTTGATTTACGTTGGTGGAACAGTTGTCCTGTTGATCTTTGGAGTGATGCTCACGTCGAGTGGGCCGTATAAGACAATTCAGAGTAACCCAGCTGAACTTGTGCAATCCGGAATGATTGGACTCGCATTTTTAGCTTTGATTAGTTCGACCGTTTTCTCAGTTGATTGGTCAGGTAACACTGCGAAGTTGACAGAGATTGATGCTCAATTGCGTGAAAGTCGTGAGCATCAACACAGCCATGACCACGGACACGATCATGAGCATGGTCATACGCATCATGGTGAAGAGGTCCGGTACGGTTACAATCCGGAAACTCAAGGAAATACGACTCGCAGTATTGGGACAGCCTTGTTGGGAGTTCGATTCGATAAAGATCTGAGAGCTGGCAACCATGCTCATGGTGAGACAACTCTCAGTACTGGATACTTGTTGCCATTTGAAATTATCTCCGTGCATCTTTTGGTGGTGCTCGTAGGGGCGGCCTATCTGGCTCGTGCGAAACGTCGTGTCGACGCGCAAGACGCCTAA
- a CDS encoding NADH-quinone oxidoreductase subunit N has protein sequence MPVQSILDQVLKQEIPRSLEIFAPELVLCVTVVLLLLWRMLGLHSKAPTCWIALFGSLLAFFGAFAQFMYLKSNGVDATEGLKLLFSVWPLSAENVGTPGPYFTGLLMHDQFAVFFRLGLSLFLVLLIALTILTGIPDEEDGQDFYTLLIGSTIGMLMAVGSNHLLMLFISIEMMSVPSYVMVAFQKGRRQATEAALKYVVYGAGIAGVMLYGISLIAGLLGTADMSELGARFALLLGDEKFTMLSANSVTLVLGIMMVLIGLAFKLSLVPFHFWCPDAFEGASSEVCAFLSVASKAAAFALLVRFVMAFQGAGEELLLFFGVALGVISIVTMTLGNLAAYTQVNIKRLLAYSTIAHAGYMVMGVSALLVVVNSTTKGVDANTAAVGCVEGLMYYICVYLFMNLSAFAVVAFLRNETFSEEIDSYRGIFHNNAATKVICVCLGISFFSLVGMPPFGGFFAKMMIFYSAIQAGYVHWFLWVVLAFGALNTVFSLFYYLKVLKAIFISEPESDTREVAVPGMAGAYVLLVTLPILALGMTPLQGDLSATAQYVADVLFK, from the coding sequence ATGCCTGTTCAATCGATTTTAGATCAAGTTCTGAAACAAGAGATCCCACGCTCGTTGGAGATCTTTGCGCCTGAACTTGTGCTTTGTGTGACCGTTGTTTTACTTCTGCTATGGCGGATGCTCGGGTTGCATAGTAAGGCTCCGACTTGCTGGATTGCTTTGTTCGGATCGTTACTGGCATTCTTTGGCGCCTTTGCCCAATTCATGTACCTCAAGTCCAATGGGGTCGATGCAACTGAAGGCCTGAAACTTCTGTTCAGTGTTTGGCCTCTTTCTGCAGAAAACGTTGGCACTCCCGGTCCCTACTTCACCGGACTGTTGATGCATGATCAGTTTGCAGTCTTTTTCCGCTTGGGTCTCAGTCTCTTTTTGGTGCTCTTGATCGCACTTACGATTCTGACTGGGATTCCTGACGAAGAGGATGGGCAAGATTTCTACACGCTCCTGATCGGTTCAACCATCGGAATGCTGATGGCAGTTGGTTCGAATCATCTGTTAATGCTATTCATTTCAATTGAGATGATGAGTGTTCCCAGTTACGTGATGGTGGCATTCCAGAAAGGTCGTCGACAGGCGACTGAAGCAGCTTTGAAATACGTTGTGTATGGTGCCGGAATTGCTGGTGTCATGCTCTACGGAATTAGTCTCATTGCTGGGCTATTGGGGACAGCTGACATGAGCGAGTTGGGGGCTCGATTTGCCCTTCTGCTCGGCGACGAAAAATTCACCATGCTCAGTGCGAATTCCGTAACGCTCGTACTTGGCATCATGATGGTTCTCATCGGTCTGGCTTTTAAGCTGTCGCTGGTTCCATTTCACTTTTGGTGTCCGGACGCCTTTGAAGGTGCGTCTTCAGAAGTTTGTGCATTCCTGTCGGTTGCTTCGAAAGCTGCCGCATTCGCGTTACTCGTTCGATTCGTCATGGCATTCCAAGGTGCTGGTGAGGAACTGTTACTCTTCTTCGGGGTTGCACTCGGTGTGATTTCGATTGTGACAATGACGCTTGGAAACCTCGCTGCTTACACGCAAGTCAACATCAAGCGACTTCTTGCTTACTCAACCATTGCTCATGCGGGTTATATGGTGATGGGTGTTTCCGCGTTACTCGTGGTTGTCAATTCAACAACCAAGGGAGTTGATGCAAACACCGCTGCTGTGGGGTGTGTTGAAGGACTGATGTATTACATTTGCGTTTATCTGTTCATGAATCTCTCCGCATTTGCAGTTGTCGCTTTCCTTCGTAATGAGACGTTCAGCGAAGAGATCGACAGTTATCGCGGGATTTTCCATAATAACGCTGCCACAAAAGTGATTTGTGTTTGTCTGGGAATTAGTTTCTTCAGCCTCGTCGGAATGCCACCGTTTGGTGGATTCTTTGCGAAGATGATGATCTTCTACAGTGCGATTCAGGCAGGATATGTCCACTGGTTCTTGTGGGTCGTCTTAGCGTTTGGTGCACTGAATACTGTTTTCAGTCTGTTCTACTACTTGAAGGTGCTGAAAGCGATCTTCATTTCAGAACCTGAGTCAGACACGAGAGAAGTGGCCGTTCCAGGGATGGCAGGGGCATATGTCCTGTTGGTCACTCTTCCGATTCTGGCACTTGGAATGACACCACTTCAGGGCGACCTGAGTGCGACTGCTCAATACGTTGCAGATGTACTGTTCAAATAA
- a CDS encoding TatD family hydrolase, producing the protein MADLIHLTAVSKLVSPMLIDTHAHLDEQSFHVDLPEVLDRAQQAGVHEILTIGITLATSQAAVKLAKSYPQIHAVVGIQPNYVAEMKPGDFEQIVDLAKEDCVVGIGETGLDRYWDHAPIELQVEWFRKHIELSQAINKPFVVHCREAEMDVVELLRECAKNAPLDGVMHSFCGDRETAEACLELGMHISFAGMVTFKKNNDLREVAKAIPLNRIFVETDSPYLAPVPLRGKRNEPANVVQTARCLADLHDLTLEEFASATTENAQRFFSLS; encoded by the coding sequence ATGGCTGATTTGATTCATCTGACAGCCGTGTCCAAGTTGGTGTCTCCTATGCTGATCGATACTCACGCTCATCTCGACGAGCAATCTTTTCACGTCGACCTTCCAGAGGTTCTTGATCGGGCACAGCAAGCAGGCGTACATGAGATCCTGACGATTGGGATTACGCTCGCTACCAGTCAAGCTGCAGTTAAGCTTGCTAAGTCTTATCCGCAGATCCATGCCGTGGTCGGAATTCAACCGAATTATGTCGCGGAAATGAAGCCCGGTGACTTTGAGCAGATTGTGGACCTGGCTAAAGAGGATTGTGTCGTTGGGATCGGAGAAACTGGGCTCGACCGCTACTGGGATCATGCCCCGATTGAACTTCAGGTTGAATGGTTCAGGAAGCACATTGAGCTTTCTCAGGCGATTAATAAACCGTTCGTTGTTCATTGTCGTGAGGCAGAAATGGACGTGGTTGAACTGTTGCGCGAGTGCGCGAAGAACGCTCCTCTGGATGGAGTGATGCATTCGTTTTGTGGTGACCGAGAAACAGCTGAAGCTTGTCTTGAATTAGGGATGCATATCTCGTTTGCAGGGATGGTGACGTTCAAGAAAAATAACGATCTTCGCGAGGTCGCCAAAGCGATTCCACTGAATCGAATTTTTGTAGAGACTGATTCTCCATATCTTGCTCCCGTCCCTTTGCGCGGTAAAAGAAACGAACCTGCCAACGTTGTTCAGACCGCGCGTTGCCTTGCAGACCTTCATGATCTTACGCTCGAGGAGTTCGCAAGTGCGACAACAGAAAATGCGCAACGATTCTTTTCTCTTTCGTAA